In the genome of Myxococcus guangdongensis, one region contains:
- a CDS encoding alpha/beta fold hydrolase yields the protein MLDGGPAGRRVQSQRHPLPEVDAATRRYEAERTDERLRDIAVASAEWNFTPEGVTVGRELLRRMPYNRAAVDWSDRNFDETYVHTWWPRTLPTLIISGADDRIVQQTPWTQPPFQGPHILHRTVEGAAHFPWVERPEAVASAMRELVPRMTPRP from the coding sequence GTGCTGGATGGTGGACCTGCCGGGAGACGGGTCCAATCCCAGCGGCATCCCCTGCCCGAGGTCGACGCCGCGACCCGGCGGTACGAAGCCGAGCGCACGGATGAACGACTGCGAGACATCGCGGTGGCGTCGGCGGAGTGGAACTTCACGCCGGAGGGTGTGACGGTAGGCCGCGAGCTGCTGCGACGGATGCCCTACAACCGCGCGGCGGTCGACTGGTCGGACCGGAACTTCGATGAGACGTATGTCCACACGTGGTGGCCGCGCACCTTGCCCACGCTCATCATCAGCGGCGCTGACGACCGAATCGTCCAGCAGACGCCGTGGACACAGCCCCCCTTCCAGGGACCGCATATCCTCCATCGGACCGTGGAGGGGGCCGCGCACTTCCCCTGGGTCGAACGTCCGGAGGCCGTGGCCTCCGCGATGCGAGAGCTGGTTCCACGGATGACGCCGCGTCCTTGA